A window from Gopherus flavomarginatus isolate rGopFla2 chromosome 4, rGopFla2.mat.asm, whole genome shotgun sequence encodes these proteins:
- the MTRES1 gene encoding mitochondrial transcription rescue factor 1 isoform X2 has translation MTGFRLPITAFGKLNVWLGVWEKFPSNKLCVSWRRRIYSIHQSSIINYRKHFSISPVIHDVFLRPPSKCISVPCVRLKSDKSSRKKKQTLQEEEEEERSDSEDEFENDPNIVKDYKDLDKVVQSFRYDIIMKSGLDIARNKVEDAFYNGELRLNGEKLWKKSRTVKVGDTLDLIVGEDKETETAVVMRVVLKKASEKTESEKYKVVLRRWKNLKVPKQDVFK, from the exons ATGACTGGTTTCAGACTGCCCATCACTGCCTTTGGAAAACTAAATGTCTGGCTTGGAGTCTGGGAGAAATTTCCCTCTAATAAACtctgtgtgtcctggaggagaCGTATATACTCTATCCACCAATCCAGTATAATAAACTACAGAAAACACTTCAGCATTTCTCCTGTGATACATGATGTATTTTTAAGACCGCCTTCAAAATGTATTTCAGTGCCTTGTGTACGACTTAAAAGTGACAAAAGTtctagaaagaaaaaacaaaccctgcaggaggaggaggaggaagagagaagtgaTTCAGAAGATGAATTTGAAAATGACCCCAATATAGTGAAAGATTACAAGGATCTTGACAAAGTAGTCCAGTCTTTTCGTTATGATATAATAATGAAATCTGGTCTAGATATTGCAAGAAA caaaGTGGAAGATGCATTCTATAATGGTGAACTCAGGCTGAATGGAGAAAAATTGTGGAAGAAAAGCAGAACT GTGAAAGTTGGTGACACACTGGATCTCATAGTAGGGGAGGATAAAGAAACAGAAACTGCTGTAGTTATGCGAGTTGTCTTAAAAAAAGCATCAGAAAAGACTGAAAGTGAAAAATACAAAGTGGTTTTGCGGCGCTGGAAAAATTTAAAAGTGCCCAAGCAGGATGTATTTAAGTGA